From Pseudomonas sp. B21-028, one genomic window encodes:
- a CDS encoding MFS transporter — protein sequence MITTTSNDAVPAQPTNSTTRVATASFIGTAIEFYDFYVYATAAALVIGPVFFPQTSGTAQMLSSFLTFGIAFLARPLGSALFGHFGDRIGRKSTLVASLLLMGACTTLIGVLPGYASIGAWAPFLLCLLRFGQGLGLGGEWGGAALLATENAPKGKRAWFGMFPQLGPSIGFLAANGLFLTLAMNLDDEQFRSWGWRIPFLLSAVLVIVGLYVRLKLHETPVFANAVARQERVKVPLVELFSQYWAPTLLGAAAMVVCYALFYISTVFSLSYGVATLGYSRETFLALLCFAVLFMAAATPLSAWASDRFGRKPVLVTGGVLAIASGFLMEPLLTQGSTTGVALFLCIELFLMGVTFAPMGALLPELFPTHVRYTGASAAYNLGGIVGASAAPFFAQKLVAVGGLSYVGGYVSAAAALSVIAVLCLKETRHNDLNRVV from the coding sequence ATGATAACCACCACCAGCAACGACGCCGTGCCTGCCCAGCCGACGAACTCCACCACCCGCGTGGCGACCGCGAGCTTCATCGGCACCGCCATCGAGTTCTATGACTTCTACGTCTACGCCACGGCTGCGGCCCTGGTGATCGGGCCGGTGTTCTTTCCACAGACGTCAGGCACGGCACAGATGCTGTCGTCCTTCCTGACGTTCGGCATCGCCTTCCTCGCCCGTCCACTGGGCTCGGCGCTGTTCGGTCACTTTGGCGACCGGATCGGCCGCAAGTCCACACTGGTGGCCTCGCTGCTGCTGATGGGCGCGTGCACCACCCTTATCGGCGTGCTGCCCGGGTATGCCAGCATTGGCGCCTGGGCACCGTTCCTGCTGTGCCTGTTGCGTTTCGGCCAGGGACTGGGGCTGGGCGGTGAATGGGGCGGCGCCGCGCTGCTCGCCACCGAAAACGCTCCCAAGGGCAAGCGTGCCTGGTTCGGCATGTTCCCCCAACTGGGCCCTTCCATTGGTTTTCTGGCAGCCAACGGGCTGTTCCTGACCCTGGCGATGAACCTGGACGACGAGCAGTTCCGTTCCTGGGGCTGGCGGATCCCGTTCCTGCTCAGCGCCGTGCTGGTGATCGTCGGCCTCTATGTGCGGCTCAAGCTCCATGAAACCCCGGTCTTCGCCAACGCTGTGGCCCGTCAGGAACGGGTGAAAGTGCCGCTGGTCGAGCTGTTCAGCCAGTATTGGGCGCCGACATTGCTGGGCGCGGCGGCGATGGTGGTGTGTTATGCGCTGTTCTACATCTCTACGGTGTTCTCCCTGAGCTACGGTGTCGCCACCCTCGGCTACAGCCGCGAGACCTTCCTTGCTCTGTTGTGCTTTGCCGTGCTGTTCATGGCCGCCGCCACACCGTTGTCGGCCTGGGCCAGCGACCGCTTCGGGCGCAAGCCGGTGCTGGTCACCGGTGGCGTACTGGCGATTGCCTCGGGCTTTCTCATGGAGCCCTTGCTAACCCAGGGTTCGACCACGGGCGTGGCGCTGTTCCTGTGCATCGAGCTGTTCCTGATGGGCGTGACCTTCGCCCCCATGGGCGCCTTGCTGCCGGAGCTGTTTCCAACCCACGTGCGTTACACCGGCGCGTCGGCCGCCTATAACCTGGGCGGCATCGTCGGCGCCTCGGCCGCCCCGTTCTTTGCCCAGAAACTGGTGGCGGTGGGCGGCTTGAGCTATGTCGGCGGCTATGTGTCGGCCGCCGCCGCGCTCAGCGTGATCGCCGTGCTGTGCCTGAAGGAAACCCGCCATAACGATTTGAATCGGGTCGTCTGA
- a CDS encoding CNNM domain-containing protein has translation MDRLPAGPLLAVLVVLILWAALFTAIEAARHHLLAQRKASRAGDKPLARLDFPLTSLILCNTLCRALALVIGTLLAIFTWLENGPWIAWLAISAALLVFADYLPRTLATRYPDAILALGNTLLGIPLKLLYPLAWLLNGLSELLLRPFARKTSAVQQSDEEMPAPARVEHEHEQSTGRPHPVSGIHALDNITVNDILVPRSEVDGINLDDPIGEIIEQLLLNRRTRLPVFHSDINQVEAVLNTRQIRHLLADASLTQEALLAACHEPYFVPESTPLQLQLLNFHKQQRRLGMVVDEYGEVLGIVTLEDILEEIVGEFESEHSLDNPHVHPQPDGRLMIDGAASIRELNKTLGWHLPCDGPKTLNGLVTEALETIPESPVCLKIGRYRLEIIETVDNRVSQVLAWHNSSVPATA, from the coding sequence ATGGATAGGTTGCCCGCGGGGCCGCTGCTCGCTGTACTGGTCGTGCTGATCCTCTGGGCGGCCCTGTTTACCGCCATCGAAGCCGCCCGGCACCACCTGCTGGCCCAGCGCAAGGCTTCGCGCGCCGGCGACAAGCCGCTGGCGAGGCTGGACTTCCCCCTGACCAGCCTGATTCTGTGCAACACCCTGTGTCGCGCCCTGGCACTGGTGATCGGCACCTTGCTGGCGATCTTCACCTGGCTGGAAAACGGTCCCTGGATCGCCTGGCTCGCCATCAGCGCGGCGCTGCTGGTGTTCGCCGACTACCTGCCGCGCACGCTGGCTACCCGCTACCCCGATGCGATCCTGGCACTGGGCAACACCCTGCTTGGCATACCACTGAAGCTGCTTTATCCCCTGGCCTGGCTGTTGAATGGCCTGAGTGAGCTGTTGCTGCGACCCTTTGCCCGCAAGACCAGTGCCGTCCAGCAAAGCGACGAGGAAATGCCCGCACCGGCGCGCGTCGAACATGAACATGAGCAGAGCACCGGCCGGCCGCACCCGGTTTCCGGCATCCACGCCCTCGACAACATCACCGTCAACGACATCCTGGTCCCCCGTAGCGAAGTCGACGGCATCAACCTCGACGACCCCATCGGTGAGATCATCGAGCAGTTGCTCTTGAATCGCCGGACCCGGTTGCCGGTCTTCCACAGCGACATCAACCAGGTCGAAGCGGTGCTCAACACCCGCCAGATCCGCCATCTGCTGGCGGACGCGAGCCTGACCCAGGAGGCGCTGCTGGCCGCCTGCCACGAACCTTACTTCGTGCCCGAAAGCACACCGCTGCAACTGCAACTGCTGAATTTCCACAAGCAGCAGCGGCGCCTGGGCATGGTGGTGGACGAATATGGCGAGGTGCTGGGCATCGTCACCCTGGAAGACATCCTCGAAGAAATTGTCGGCGAGTTCGAAAGCGAGCACAGCCTCGACAACCCACACGTGCATCCGCAGCCGGACGGGCGCCTGATGATCGATGGCGCGGCATCGATTCGCGAACTGAACAAGACCCTGGGCTGGCACCTGCCTTGCGACGGCCCCAAGACCCTCAACGGGTTGGTGACCGAAGCGCTGGAAACCATTCCCGAAAGCCCGGTCTGCCTGAAAATCGGCCGTTATCGCCTGGAAATCATCGAGACCGTGGACAACCGCGTCAGTCAGGTGCTGGCATGGCATAACAGTTCGGTGCCGGCGACTGCTTGA
- a CDS encoding inner membrane protein YpjD, translating into MLPLSPSLLASLAAACLYAAATLYQGTRLATGAKANKRLLVTLGVLAVLGHAASLYTHLMTPIGLGLDFFNAASLIAVAVIALTLLACSRIPVENLLVLLFPLGLATVLLAQFAPSGTVQVIDEEPGILAHILLSILAYGLFTIAVFQALLLLVQDHQLKNKHPSGLIRNFPPLQTMESLLFGFLWAGWALLSMSLISGWLFVENLFAQHLVHKTLLACLAWVVFSVLLWGRNRLGWRGHKAIRWTLAGFCLLMLAYFGSKLVREYILHI; encoded by the coding sequence ATGCTCCCCTTGTCACCCAGCTTGCTTGCCTCCCTCGCCGCCGCCTGCCTTTATGCCGCTGCGACCCTCTATCAAGGCACTCGCCTGGCCACCGGTGCCAAGGCGAACAAACGCCTGCTGGTCACGCTCGGCGTGCTGGCGGTGCTTGGCCACGCGGCCAGCCTTTATACCCACCTGATGACGCCGATCGGCCTGGGCCTGGACTTTTTCAACGCCGCCAGCCTGATCGCCGTCGCGGTGATCGCCCTGACGCTGCTGGCCTGCTCGCGCATCCCGGTGGAAAACCTGCTGGTACTGCTCTTTCCGCTTGGGCTGGCGACGGTGCTGCTGGCACAGTTCGCGCCGTCGGGCACGGTGCAGGTCATCGACGAAGAGCCGGGCATCCTCGCCCACATCCTGCTATCGATCCTCGCCTATGGCCTGTTCACCATCGCGGTGTTCCAGGCCTTGCTGCTGCTGGTCCAGGACCACCAGCTCAAGAACAAGCACCCGTCCGGACTGATCCGCAACTTCCCGCCGCTGCAGACCATGGAGAGCCTGCTGTTCGGCTTCCTCTGGGCCGGCTGGGCGCTGCTGTCGATGTCGTTGATCTCCGGCTGGCTGTTCGTCGAGAACCTGTTCGCCCAGCACCTGGTGCACAAGACCCTGCTGGCCTGCCTGGCATGGGTGGTGTTCAGCGTGCTGCTGTGGGGCCGCAACCGTCTCGGCTGGCGCGGCCATAAAGCCATTCGCTGGACCCTGGCCGGTTTCTGCCTGCTGATGCTGGCGTACTTCGGCAGCAAACTGGTCCGTGAATACATCCTGCATATCTGA